From the genome of Rhododendron vialii isolate Sample 1 chromosome 10a, ASM3025357v1:
AAAGGCAATAGATTTACTCATTGTAATGCTTCAGAATTTGAAGAACAACAGACTGGGTTAGGATTTGATTGTGAAGTTGACTTCTCATTCCAGTCATGTGATGGATCGCAGGCACCTGATACTAATGTCTTTTCTACCAAAGACCATTTCATGCAGAATGAAATATTTGCCGcagaaaaatcaaaagacaATACAGACTTCATTTTAGATTATAGTTTGGAGAATGGGCATCTCAATATGGCTGGCGACAAGAGCAATGGTTATACAGGGAGTGCATTATCTTTCGATTCTTCCGAAATTTGCAATGAGGTGGACAATTTCAGCAACTATTTTACAAAACCCTTTTTGCGGCATTGCTCCACTTGGAAAACCCCTGATAGAGAATCGTTGGTTAGTTCTGAAGGATTTGACTTTCAGATGGATGGCTTTAGGACCAAACGAAAGCGGCTTGAACGTAACCTGGTTGATGTTGGAGAAATGGATGACATTGACCAGAGGTTTGCCTTTGGTCAAAGGAATCAATGGCTTGATGAGGTTGCAGATGTTAGTCATTTTGGCTCTTCCGATCGTCCTTTTGATTCTGAACATTCTCCTGTTATGTCAGATTCATCTTTTCTGACCAAATCGCTTGGTGTAGAGAAATTCTTTGGTGAGAATGCTCTTGAAAGTTGCGTTAAATATGATATTGGCTCTAGATACGACACTCTGGAAGACTGGGAAATTAGGGACCATAGTTTCCGTTTCAATGATACTATTCAAAATAGCTCAACCCATGGAAACTGCTCCCCATCAAGGTGGACAAACATGTGCTCAGATTCCAAAAGTTGTGAAAGTTTCTCAGGAGACAGTCTTGGAATTTGCCAACAACACAAACCATATGATGCTGTTTATCCTGAAGATTTGGATGTGTTAAGTGATGACAGAGAGTGGTTATGTTTAGACTCACATGGTAAACATAATGGTAACTTGCATGCGACGTCACGCCGCTTTTCTTCAGCAATTAACAGGGACAAGGTTGAAAACCAAAAAGATCAGCTGACATATCATGAGAAAGAGTATGTTTGTAAGAAAAGGCCAAGAAGAAGCCATTCAGCTCCGCCATTCTACAGAGACAAGAAAAAATTCATTGCTTTGAATGATCATTTGGTCATGTCAGATGGGAAAACAAAAATCCACCCCGCCAGTGATGACGTCCCTACTTCAGAAGGTTTTTTTCTTGTACCAACAGTTTGTGCGATTTATTTGCTTTACAAGTGTGCCAGAACAACTGAGATATGTGTGTGTTTTGCAGAAACTACTGAGTTGATGTATTCACAGAGATCAGCCGGTGTATGTAAACTACACTCTGAGCCAAGTTCTGTGGAGGACCAATTGATCTATACCCGGTATCACGATCTTTGCGTTTCCATGTTAACCCTAAATTGATAGCTCAAATCTGCATTTCTAACTTCACTGAGTGCTTGCTTCCAGACCAGAGAAGAAAGCGGTGGACATGAGTGACTTTCAAGATTTTACAATGGAAAAGAAGTCAGAGGACCACATTGACAGTATGAATTCAGGTGAAGGTAACTGCTTGTTAAGTGAGAGCATGCATTAAGTTATGCTTCTCCCTGATTTATGGGAGAGAATTATGTAGGATGCTAGCTTGGacttttaatttcataatttcttgttaattttacattttcccttttctagAGCCTGCATATTTACTAGCATTATAAATGCATTGGTGGATAACCTATGTTCTATACATGTGTATTTGTACTTCATTTTTCACCAGTTTTTCTAAATTGTTTCTCACTTTCTAGTTATCTCAGTTATCTTCCTATAAGAATGCCATATTTTTGATATTATGCTTTCTTATCCTTCAGACATTCAAGATCCTTCAGATTCTGGGATAAAATGGCGGAAGTGCTGTCCCAGCACTGCAGTTGAGTACCCTAAAAATTCACTTTAAAATTTTCCACTATGGTACTTTCTTCTAGAGAATTTGGGTTTTTCAAGTTATGTGAGTAGTGATTACAAAGTTTTTTGCAATAGCAGCATGCAGGAAAATTACGTTGTGCTCACAATGAGGATACTGTGCTTGATGTCTCTTCTGGCATCTTGCACCTAGCTGGTGATTCATTGGTTCCTGAATCCATCAATAAGAATTTTTTGGTAGACGCTCAAGTTCTTCAACAGGTGGATAAGAAATTCATTCCAGTGGTCGGTAGTGGAGTACTTGCGATTATCGACCAGGTTTGCTTCCAGCTTGTGCTTTTCATTACTAACAGATTAGGACTTCTGTGTAATCTTAATTGTAACTGGTAGTGAAATGCATGTAACATAGGGTTCTTAAAGTTGATTAAGACATCAAAATAGAGTTTCTCCAATGATAAAATTGTAACTGGGAAATCATGTCAGCATGTCACTAGATGGCTAGTAAACTCACACCACACTGATTTTCTGTTATTAAttgattttactattttacaGCATGCTGCAGATGAAAGGATCCGCCTGGAAGAATTGCGTCAAAAGGTGAATGTTTTAGTATTGTCATTTCAATCTTTTTAATGGCATCTGTGCGGTGGCTTAGTAGACTGGTGAAAATTCTTAGGTGTTATCCGAAGGAAAGAAGACAGTCACCTATTTGGACAGTGAGCAAAAGTTGGTATGTGAATCTCATGGTATATTTTGGGTTTATATTGTGAGCTGATAGCCCTAAATTCTGGTCTAAGTTTTACATCTGTCTGGTATACTTGAAtgggtttttgttgttttcaaaCATGTCAACAGGTCCTGCCTGAAATTGAGTACCAGTTATTACACACTTATGCTGAACAGATTCAAAGCTGGGGTTGGCTCTGCAATATTCATGCTCGGGGCTCaaagtcttttaaaaagtaATATGAACACTCCTGCTCACCAATCGTTATGCAAATGATgttaaggttgtgtttggatcttggatttgtggagggattACAAGGGAtttccctccacaaatccaaGCTATgttatcctttttcttttccttccacaAATCTAAGGTCTAAATACTACCCAAATGATAATAACTGCAATTCTGGTGGTGTTGACCAAATTGGTCTCAGATGTTTGTTAAACTGGGAACCTTTGTTTATTAGTATCATCCATTTTTCCCAAGGTTTCTGCGACCTGCactttttttctgcattttcacAGGAATTTGAATCTTCTACGCAAGCAGCCAACTGTTGTCACACTTGTTGCGGtaaaccacctctctctctctctctctctctctctcacacacacacacacacacacacacacacacacacacacacgttcACACACATGTATGAGCTAAATCAATTTGATTCTCTTGATTCCCAATAGTGTATTGTCTATATACAGGCACACTTGCCCATGGAAGGAATTGATATTCCCACAGGAGCTATTTTTATTTCTACAGGCAGACACCACTGATCAATTTACTTTTTACATGGTTTTGGATGACAAAATAAACTCTAGCTTAGGGTTATGCTATGGACCTTCATTGTTATGCTGATACTACATTGTGATTACTGGTCTCGTTACTGAGTGTAAGAATTGTGGTGACATGTAGGTTCCATGCATACTTGGAGTCAATTTGACGGATGTAGATCTCTTAGAATTTCTTCAACAGGTAATTTGGAGTTCTTAATGTTACTTTGTCCATGGTCTGTAGTTTTTTTCCCTCCTGATTATCATTGTTGATCTGACTCCGATTATTTTTACAATCAATAGCTTGCTGAAACAGATGGATCATCCACAATACCACCATCTGTCCATCGGGTCCTTAATTTTAAAGCTTGTAGAGGTACAATCAATGTATCGTTAGAGTAATTGCTAGATATATTCATCATTTAGCTGGAGAGTGCAAATATCGCAAACAAGTTGTAGCCATGAGACTCATACTTCGTTTCTTTTCCGCTTCCACTGGAATCAAAGCTTCTGCGGGGGTGTATTTTCCTGACTTTGCTTATCGGTTTTGTTATTTAGGCGCAATCATGTTTGGGGACACGTTGCTACCTTCAGAGTGTTCCCTGATTGTTGAAGAGCTGAAGCAGACCTCATTGTGTTTCCAAGTGAGTTGATCATACCtctgctcatttttttttgggtctataCAAAAGTGTGTGTACATGTTTAAataccccccctctctctctccccccgtgtgtgtgtgtgcgtacgtgtagagagagagggagggagggagggagggggaggCTTTGGGTTGAATAATACCGGAGAGTTTGTTCTGCAGTGTGCTCATGGGCGACCAACAACCGTGCCTCTTGTCAACTTGGAAGCATTGCATAAGCAGATAGCAAAGCTTGGATCATGGAGTGGTGGCTCAAATGGATCGTGGCACGGTTTACGTCAACATCAACTCAGTTTAGAACGTGCATCCCACCGTTTAAGCTCGGCTATTGGCAATGGTTGATGAGATGCCCCATGGTTTTTCCAGTCTTAGTGATGCCTGCTTGGCTGTGATTTTTCGTGTCCTTTGTATTCATTGTGAGCTTATTCTTTTAATTCATCGTGTATAGTGTATGGTAAATTCCATTTGATAGTAGAAGTATTAATAATACGGTTATAACAGTGCAACAACCAGTGTAGAGTGACAATTGTACGGATGAGTCATGTACTTTTGTAATGCCAGTTATATGCAGATAATAAAATTCACCCCTGTTTGTAATGCTGTTATATAAACTAACCAAgcttgctgttaaaaaaaaaaaaagtttgaacatatttttgaagctcgttaagttttgAACCAATCTCGAACAAATTATTACTTGACTCGTTTGACTTATGATGTAGgagtataaaaaattcaatctcCTCTAGATCGGTTCGTGGTCAACTCGATTAAAGCTCTTTTGAGATTGGTACATCTCATCAACAAACCAAGCTCGaatatatttttgaagcttgttaagtttcaaaccaaatttgaataATTATATGCTCTGCTCGTTTATCAAATGCAGGAACGGACACCGGAAAATAttggttggaacttggaacGGCTAGTCTATTGTTTGCCTCCTCTCTCGCTCTTCATTTCCGTGTAAGAGATATACCGATAACAGCAATGGCCTACGGTTTCTTCGCATGgtgggaaaagaagagaaaggagaagTTTTTCCACTTATTTGAATAACTCATAgtgagagggggggggggggggggtgcgggggggggggaggggggggggggggtgtgggttGGCGGGGGAAAGGATTTAAATTGATCCATTTGGTTTCTCCCTGAAACTCTTCACttttgatgagatttggtgagaaaccagactcctttcttttctctctttctcacgaTGCAAAGAGCCTACTAGGGAGAATAGAAGGCAGAATTTGGCAAATCAGCTTATACGTCAAACCACAGACTTGGCAATAAGCTTATAAGTCCGACACAAAAATGCTTAATTTTTCTCCTCGAACAAATTTGAAAATCTAGCTGAAGAAGGTTATTTATATTTCTTATCTTGGGTTTCCTGGCTacttttgcaacaacaaaagaatAACAGCTTGAAGCTGTGAATAAAACGGGGCGTAAGTCGTAAGTGGAATAGGCAGAAGCAGGCACGGCTTTACCAATGCACATGGTGAAGTACAATGCTAAATACAAACTTCTCCTGCAGGCAGCGATGGCAAACTCTGGGGTGAGCCTGAGAGCGATAGCTGAAAGCTCCAGACAGGGAAAATCAACTTCAGGAGCTTCCAATTGTGTCGCACTCAACAATTCAGAATGATAGAATGAAAGAAGAGCTGATCTCCTAAATGAGTGAATTTACAGTTCCTCGCCAATGATCTTGTAAAGCATTCAATTAGGAATACATcagcaaaatcattttcttgattttccctCTATCCTACCTACATACAACGAAATTTTGGAACAGTTTAACCATGTACAACAGTATCAGGTATCCAGAATGGCTCAACCCGGTTGGTCAAGAGTCTCTGGGCTGTCCGTAGCGGCGCACAAAGCCTTCCAGATTGGGATTAACATTTTGACTGGTGGTCGTAGTTCCTGGAAAATGGATCAAGTGTTTATGACTCAGTACGGGGAGGAAGGGTGGGAGAAAGTAGAAAAGAACCACACacactaaggctccgtttgtttggatgtaaaatgttttacagtgtaaaatattttttcagaaaacaaaactttaaacttttattttcaattGTAAAGTCCATGACAAGGTCGTATCTGGTGTTTGCAATAAAGTTCATCGTGAATCACTAAGCTAGAATCAACACCACAAAACAACATAGGATTTAGGTATGAGACAACATCATATTCTTACCTTGAAAACTAACACAAGTTCTTCTTCCTCACGCACAATCAGAGACAAGCTCCAGTAACAAGTGACTGGGGTCACACATTCACTTAGGACAGGTTTCAAGATCTTGTCAATGGGAATGAAGCGGTGGATTGTTCTCCCTCtatatgaaaggaaaaaaaaggagataaTCTTACTAGTTGAGCACGTGGTtagaataagcaaaacaaaacaaaaccctataCCAACAGAGTAAGCAATGATCCTATCTTTATGAGTCGAAGAACCACATAGCAACGGATCCAAGCATACAGTGATCCACAGTTGTCTCGCCGGACAAAGATGGTTGGTCCAGGGAAGAAGGGAGGGAGAGATATAGCTGCTAAATATTACTTGGAGATATAGATCCAGTGCAAATATACGGCGTactttattaaccaatacttCTTCAACTATTGCAGAAACAAAGTAACGACCAAAAACATCTTTAAGAAGGGGTATGGGCATTTATCGTCTTGTATGCATTGTGATCCAAGAAATGAGCAATGAGCAACGGTATCCAATATGAACACTAGTATTGATGaaccaaaattttccttttcagaACGACACCTAACAATTAGCCGAATAGAATAGTAAGATCCACAGTCGATAATTGGAAAATATTAATGTTACCTTCGGTAATGAGTTTCAAGTTGGACCCCAAAAGCTGGCATAATTATGACGGACTCTGAAACATACAAACACAGACATAGGAAAATGTGAAACATGCTTCCCAAAATGAATGACATATCTAACTATTCTTCTGGGAAAGAGATAAGAAAAGGCAGAAGACTCAAGACAAGGGTCTCAAGATATAACTGCAATCTTACCTCATCAATTACCAAACTATCAACTACAATAGCGAAGATTCAGTTTAGCATTATTCTTTTAAAAATGTTAGGATTCTGGCTTTTCAAAATTACGTCCGTTAACAAAAAGTGTTGTATTCCAATCAAGGGGCTTACACTCCAGATAGAACTTGGTCATAAGTCTACTGTGTTTGTGGCATATAGTCATTCGTATAGAAGAAAAAAGATAGCGGTTCGTTatattcataatattttcaaaGACGGAAGCAACTCAGAAAAAATTGGGCAGTCCAACAATTCAAAGTTGTGCGGAAACTATGCAATTCAATCTAATTTTATCTAAAAAAAGTCAACTTCATATTTCAGGCTCTTGCAAAAGGGGTGTGAGTTCAATTTCTTATGCAATAGTCACTAATTGCACAAATGCACTTCCACAGACTTCAGAAGTTTAAAGCAAATTAAGAGACTTTCGCAAGTaccaaatttggtacacacaAGTGGGATTCCATTGATCGGTCAATAGTTTGAAAGCTTTCCAATACTTGATAATTAAGGAACTCAGAATGCATGAAACAAGAGAAAGCACCAGAATTGACAATAATTGCATTGAGAAGATGTAAAGTTGGAAGGCATCACATAAGCCGAAAATAGTGAAAGCGTGTTGAAATAACTTATCTGACTGAGATCTGAATCACAAATCTAGATAGTCCAATAATGTTATACGAACCAAAACTTTTTacaggaaagaagaaaacaatgacaAAAAACGTTAACGCATGACAAACAATATATGATAatagaaatacaaaagaaaaggtCCTCTGGTCATGCATACCTCCAACAAAGACAAAATGATGTCTAACCATCCAAATTAGTTCGACTATGGATAAACACAAACTAATACATTAACTCCCAGACAAATATCCGCGGGACTCTAGGATATGAAAAGTACTGTTTACCAGTTTCTCACCTTTCTCCACTGGCTTCCGAAGAAAAACAACGACAAGGGTTGCACTTAGAAGTAAGCTCCAAAGAAGCATGTTACTTGATTCACCCTGCTGTTTGTTGGATCATACCCCTATGTCAGTAACAACGGATATGACTACCGTCCCATAACAATGTAACCTGTTATGCACGCCTCAAATTCAACAATAACATTTTTTCTATACAAAATAAACCAAGCATCTGAATTTgcacaaataaattttttataaagCCACCACAGGTCTTTATGGGAACTAATGTTCTTTCTCTTCCATGGTTTATGTGTGATGTCTATGTTCTTGATATCATTAATTCAGACaacctttcttctttcttctgttCTATTTCCCCAATATAGTTACATCAATTAGTAAACACACATAGGGCTGTTAACGAGCCGCTTCAAGCTGAGTAGTGGGTTGTCAACATGGGCGGATCCAATGAAAGGCCAAGGGGGTCAGGTTTCCCTTGGATTCCTATGAGCATGTATAATCTTCCATTTAACTCCGAAAAAATACACTAGTgctcaatgttctaaaagtcgctaggcgctagtcgggtggctggccaccttcgagcgattaatcggattaatcAGTGCATATTTATTAGTAATCGGTGATTAGTCGTTAGTcagacctaatcggataggcccagCCAGCGAtaaatcgccgattaattccttgttttaggaCAAGGCTAGTGCTCTTGTTAGTTCAATCTATCACCTCTCATAAGCCTCACAAAGTAATAAAATTAATTTGCTCCATCAtgtttctttcaaaaatcacttttccTCTTATCTTTATTGGATTATAGGACAAATATTTTAACTTCTTACATGATTCTGTAGTTAGGCTACAGTTCGCCCGATTTTCATGTCGAATAACAACTTATCTTCAAAGTATACGAAACAGGACCAAAAACAACAGTGGATTTGATTGGGAAGAAAAAATTTCGAGATCATAATCAATAAATACAAGTACCGAATTTATGGATCCGGCAGTGGCTATCAAGCAAAGTTCGAAAAAAGAAATGTCCAAACTTGATTTATCAAACCACCCCAAATAAGCTTTACTCAAAATGAGTACTCAAGTACAGCTACAATACACGAACAAGaagtccttattaaaaaaaaaaattggcaaaaaaatgcAGACTTTCACTAAACCCTAGCACAaccaaaagtgcaaaaaattgCAGAATCAGATGTGAAGgattaataaatttaaaatagtGAATATATTCATGTTCCTAAATGGACAAAATTTACAGTAAGAATCGTTATTTTCGTGAAGTTGGTAAATTACCTTGAGCGAAGAGAGGGAAAACGCAGTTGCAGTGAGAAGAAGGGCAGAGAGGAATGCGAGGAGAAGCTTTGAATTCGTGTTGTTGTGGAGGAGGACGTTGTGTGCGTCAATGGCTTCAAGAGGGCCCTTCGTATGATCGTCGTGTAGGTATGTGTATCGAGAATTCGCCATACAGGATTCAGCCGCCATTttcagggagagagagagagagagagagagagagagagagagagaagattggaAGTAGAAACCAGATGAGATCATGAAACCACCACACAATGCGGAGAGGTAAAATATTGACAGAGGATCCGGGTCTGTGCGCTAGTGGGGTGACGTAGTGCCAAAAGAATGTCTGATGGGGAGAATGGAGCGTAGGTCTCAGACCGAGACCACTGCCCCAACGTGAAATTGTGAAGTAGTAGTATTTTCTTGATAAACAAAAGGGTGGGAGGAGGTGATTAGGGTAGCAAGTAGCAACCCCCTAGGGTGACTTAAGGCTTTCGACCCATTGTGAAATGTATGGTTCGAATCATAACTATTGTTCGTGAGAACAAATAGTCATCACAGCACCATCCAAGTACTAGATGGTAGTGATACATTTTCTCCTTTGGCGAGATTTGAACCTGAGTTATTTCTGTGGGTGAGAACTGTCCTGCCATCTAGGCCACTTCCATCGGCGGTGAAATTACATAGTTAGAAACAAGATTTTGAATTCCGTGCCATACCGGTTGTTACAGGTATTCATCAGAGCATCAATTTCTCAGACCGAGATTAGTGCGCGCTATGGATTCACCCCAAGATCGAACAATGTTTTTGGtagcttttcattttcttttgtcctCTCGTTGGTAATTAGGCTTGTCTTGTGTTAACTCTACTGGTTGCTGTGGTGATCAATCGGGCTTTCTCATTCATGAGAATTATTTAAACCCTAGCCTCGAAAATGGGATGAATGACGATATTCTCGCGAGTTATATGCTATCGAGAAAGACATTGGTCGACTCGTCGATGTTGGTTCCATTATAATTTATAGCCTCGAATAAATATTAAGTCTATAAACGCACGCGCGCACACACATAAACACACGCACGTTCCTTCCCTTCGACATTTCGGGCGTTTCTTTGCTGCTGTTGTTAGATCTGTGATTCGACCAAAACTTTTCGGACGTTTCTCTTGCAAGTTTTGTTGGTGCGAAGGTCGTCAGATGGCATTGTATGGTGTTGGTGGGGTTGCTTGACGACCTTGTACGGCGGTGGTTGGGTAGAggttggagttgcttttgttggACTTTTTTGATTGTTGTCATTTCTTAGTGTTGTTGTagaatgtttttatttttgggttggCTCTTCCGTTAGTTAGTGACATAGGATTAACGGACGGGTTGGGTGTGGTACGATGCCTTGTATTTTCTATCATTTTAACCTctgatttataaaaaaaaatttgccattTAAATAAACAAGACACATTTCTAAAACTCATCTGTATTATTGAATCCTCACCCACACGCCAGTACTTGGTATACCAGAATGCACAACAAATAGCATATAATACCCCGGTGGTGAAATCTCAGCCGTTGAAGGCCCAACTACATCTACCCTATACGCATTGGGCCCCACCATGGAGACCCCAGTCGTCCTCATCACCACCATCCGTTGATTCATGCCGAATGAGTGCGTAGTAAACGATGGTGCAACCATCCTCACTGAAACAATTCCCATTCTCAGAAACATTGACACACTAAACGTCACTGAAAATGATTGGTTGTACGCCAAAGTACCCCTGGCATTTGTAACTGTAGGACGGATTGGTCGGTACTCTGGTGCTAGGTATGGCGGTGAATAAGCTTCCAGGCTGAGGTCAGTTGGGTAATTTACCCCACTGAAGTTGTAGAACACGTGTGGGTTGCTACCCCCGACTATAATACGCCCATCAGTTATTAACACCGATGTGGAATGGTACATTCTGGGCCGTGTTGCTGGGCCCATGACCAAGAATCGAGTGCCCGGGCCCATTGCTTGTGGATGGTAAATCACGGGTCGGGTAACCGGATTTCTGCCAAACTCCCACCCCGCGGTACCCGACCCGGCACCGTTGATGATGATCACATCCCCAGTAGGTAGAATTACCATGTCGCCCATCACACGTGCCATGGGCATGGTCTCCATTGCCCAACTAGGATTTTCGTCCGTGACTTTTATTCGTCCGCACG
Proteins encoded in this window:
- the LOC131304111 gene encoding DNA mismatch repair protein MLH3 isoform X2; the encoded protein is MGGIKHLPEAVHSSVRSGIILFDFARVVEELIFNSLDAGATKIFVFQISVAVGVGTCYVKVVDNGVGITRDGLVLLGERYATSKFDQLTETNAVTRSFGFRGEALSSISDVSLLEVITKAHGRPNGYRKVVKGCKCLYLEIDDGRQDVGTTVIVRDLFYNQPVRRRHIKSSTKKVLQSVKNCALRIALIHPKVLFKVVDTESDDVLFSTAPSSSTLSLLTSGFGIELSSSLHELSVSDGVLKLLGYMSTPCDTSSAKVFQYVYINSRYICKGPIHKLLNQLATRFNYLDQQQDKIGTHNAKRSRSQTSATYILNLICPRSWYDITFEPSNTSVEFKDWFPLIGFIEKSVTRFWSEKLSYGYSLGHVSEEDNVRRDTDKTLSLEEDLPMKYEIPKRRREMQPEESDIMYYPKGNRFTHCNASEFEEQQTGLGFDCEVDFSFQSCDGSQAPDTNVFSTKDHFMQNEIFAAEKSKDNTDFILDYSLENGHLNMAGDKSNGYTGSALSFDSSEICNEVDNFSNYFTKPFLRHCSTWKTPDRESLVSSEGFDFQMDGFRTKRKRLERNLVDVGEMDDIDQRFAFGQRNQWLDEVADVSHFGSSDRPFDSEHSPVMSDSSFLTKSLGVEKFFGENALESCVKYDIGSRYDTLEDWEIRDHSFRFNDTIQNSSTHGNCSPSRWTNMCSDSKSCESFSGDSLGICQQHKPYDAVYPEDLDVLSDDREWLCLDSHGKHNGNLHATSRRFSSAINRDKVENQKDQLTYHEKEYVCKKRPRRSHSAPPFYRDKKKFIALNDHLVMSDGKTKIHPASDDVPTSEETTELMYSQRSAGVCKLHSEPSSVEDQLIYTRPEKKAVDMSDFQDFTMEKKSEDHIDSMNSGEDIQDPSDSGIKWRKCCPSTAHAGKLRCAHNEDTVLDVSSGILHLAGDSLVPESINKNFLVDAQVLQQVDKKFIPVVGSGVLAIIDQHAADERIRLEELRQKVLSEGKKTVTYLDSEQKLVLPEIEYQLLHTYAEQIQSWGWLCNIHARGSKSFKKNLNLLRKQPTVVTLVAVPCILGVNLTDVDLLEFLQQLAETDGSSTIPPSVHRVLNFKACRGAIMFGDTLLPSECSLIVEELKQTSLCFQCAHGRPTTVPLVNLEALHKQIAKLGSWSGGSNGSWHGLRQHQLSLERASHRLSSAIGNG
- the LOC131304111 gene encoding DNA mismatch repair protein MLH3 isoform X4, with amino-acid sequence MGGIKHLPEAVHSSVRSGIILFDFARVVEELIFNSLDAGATKIFVFQISVAVGVGTCYVKVVDNGVGITRDGLVLLGERYATSKFDQLTETNAVTRSFGFRGEALSSISDVSLLEVITKAHGRPNGYRKVVKGCKCLYLEIDDGRQDVGTTVIVRDLFYNQPVRRRHIKSSTKKVLQSVKNCALRIALIHPKVLFKVVDTESDDVLFSTAPSSSTLSLLTSGFGIELSSSLHELSVSDGVLKLLGYMSTPCDTSSAKVFQYVYINSRYICKGPIHKLLNQLATRFNYLDQQQDKIGTHNAKRSRSQTSATYILNLICPRSWYDITFEPSNTSVEFKDWFPLIGFIEKSVTRFWSEKLSYGYSLGHVSEEDNVRRDTDKTLSLEEDLPMKYEIPKRRREMQPEESDIMYYPKGNRFTHCNASEFEEQQTGLGFDCEVDFSFQSCDGSQAPDTNVFSTKDHFMQNEIFAAEKSKDNTDFILDYSLENGHLNMAGDKSNGYTGSALSFDSSEICNEVDNFSNYFTKPFLRHCSTWKTPDRESLVSSEGFDFQMDGFRTKRKRLERNLVDVGEMDDIDQRFAFGQRNQWLDEVADVSHFGSSDRPFDSEHSPVMSDSSFLTKSLGVEKFFGENALESCVKYDIGSRYDTLEDWEIRDHSFRFNDTIQNSSTHGNCSPSRWTNMCSDSKSCESFSGDSLGICQQHKPYDAVYPEDLDVLSDDREWLCLDSHGKHNGNLHATSRRFSSAINRDKVENQKDQLTYHEKEYVCKKRPRRSHSAPPFYRDKKKFIALNDHLVMSDGKTKIHPASDDVPTSEETTELMYSQRSAGVCKLHSEPSSVEDQLIYTRPEKKAVDMSDFQDFTMEKKSEDHIDSMNSDIQDPSDSGIKWRKCCPSTAHAGKLRCAHNEDTVLDVSSGILHLAGDSLVPESINKNFLVDAQVLQQVDKKFIPVVGSGVLAIIDQHAADERIRLEELRQKVLSEGKKTVTYLDSEQKLVLPEIEYQLLHTYAEQIQSWGWLCNIHARGSKSFKKNLNLLRKQPTVVTLVAVPCILGVNLTDVDLLEFLQQLAETDGSSTIPPSVHRVLNFKACRGAIMFGDTLLPSECSLIVEELKQTSLCFQCAHGRPTTVPLVNLEALHKQIAKLGSWSGGSNGSWHGLRQHQLSLERASHRLSSAIGNG